From Candidatus Edwardsbacteria bacterium RifOxyA12_full_54_48, a single genomic window includes:
- a CDS encoding Fe-S cluster assembly scaffold protein NifU produces the protein MYSEKVMDHFMNPRNMGEIENPDGVGMVGNPVCGDMMKIMLKIEKDVITDVKFKTFGCGAAIATSSMATELVKGKTLTEALEVSNKAVAEALDGLPPVKMHCSVLAEDGVRAAINDYLVKNGRPGLELKQGGQEHGHGEHEEGH, from the coding sequence ATGTACAGCGAAAAGGTGATGGACCATTTCATGAATCCCCGCAACATGGGGGAGATCGAGAACCCCGACGGGGTGGGGATGGTGGGGAACCCGGTGTGCGGAGACATGATGAAGATCATGCTGAAGATAGAAAAGGATGTCATCACCGACGTCAAGTTCAAGACCTTCGGCTGCGGGGCGGCCATCGCCACCTCCAGCATGGCCACCGAGCTGGTCAAGGGCAAGACCCTGACCGAGGCCCTGGAGGTGTCCAACAAGGCGGTGGCCGAGGCCCTGGACGGCCTGCCCCCGGTGAAGATGCACTGCTCGGTGCTGGCCGAGGACGGGGTGAGGGCGGCCATCAACGATTACCTGGTCAAGAACGGCCGGCCGGGGCTGGAGCTGAAGCAAGGCGGGCAGGAACACGGCCACGGCGAGCATGAAGAAGGGCACTGA
- a CDS encoding thiamine-phosphate diphosphorylase, with the protein MKNKNQRIEAFNQIDLYPVTDQELSLGRSNLDILDGLIAGGARIVQLREKHLSKKDFYPLAQAFREKTTKAGMLLIINDHLDIALACGADGVHLGQDDLPLSAAKKLAPHLLIGVSTHNLEEALEAQEQGADYLNIGPIFATQTKEVSMEPLGPGAIKKIIPQINIPITVMGGINSSNIEQVLKAGARRIAVVSAVTKAGNIQQVVRELRKAINQSESFG; encoded by the coding sequence ATGAAAAATAAAAACCAACGGATAGAAGCTTTTAACCAAATTGACCTCTATCCGGTCACCGACCAAGAGTTGTCTTTGGGGCGTTCCAATTTAGATATATTGGACGGCCTGATCGCCGGGGGCGCCAGGATAGTCCAGCTGAGGGAAAAACACCTCTCCAAAAAAGACTTTTATCCCTTGGCCCAGGCCTTCCGTGAAAAGACAACCAAAGCCGGGATGCTACTGATCATCAACGACCATCTGGACATCGCCCTGGCCTGCGGGGCGGACGGGGTGCATCTGGGGCAGGACGACCTGCCGCTGTCCGCCGCAAAGAAGCTGGCCCCCCATCTGCTGATAGGCGTTTCCACCCACAACCTGGAAGAGGCCCTGGAGGCCCAGGAGCAGGGGGCCGATTACCTGAACATCGGGCCGATATTCGCCACCCAGACCAAGGAGGTTTCCATGGAACCGCTGGGCCCGGGGGCAATCAAAAAAATAATCCCGCAGATCAATATTCCCATTACGGTGATGGGCGGCATCAATTCATCGAACATCGAACAGGTCCTGAAGGCGGGCGCCAGGAGGATAGCGGTGGTAAGCGCCGTCACCAAGGCGGGAAACATCCAACAGGTGGTCCGTGAACTGCGGAAAGCCATAAATCAGTCTGAATCCTTTGGTTGA
- a CDS encoding thiamine biosynthesis protein ThiH gives MTPFYETIRSLDGSRIKTDPQNATTGQVKALMGSISSGDIPTPGDIAILTSPAAAEVLEPMAQLAQAITARRFGKTIQMYAPLYISNHCSNSCVYCGFNVHNKINRRTSGREEILSEARLLRNKHISQLLLVSGECPSQVGVEMLEGIAGDLKGMFPSLSIEIYPLDTPDYQRLYGAGIDGLAIYQETYDQNIYSTVHPAGPKRDYQYRLGAPERGAAAGFRQIGLGSLLGLNDWRVESYYLAHHAAYLMKHHWKSQVSISFPRLRPAAGGYSPEFPISDRELVQMICAFRLMLPDAGLVLSTREPAHLRDSLIGLGITRMSAGSKTAPGGYLDKLDNNLGGQGQAAEGQFNVFDDRPVEAVAQSIRNKGYDTVWKDWDQGFEEQP, from the coding sequence ATGACCCCGTTTTATGAAACAATAAGATCTTTGGACGGCTCCCGGATAAAAACCGATCCCCAGAATGCCACCACCGGACAGGTCAAGGCCCTTATGGGTTCGATCAGCTCCGGGGACATTCCAACTCCCGGGGATATCGCGATCCTGACCTCTCCGGCCGCCGCCGAAGTTCTGGAGCCGATGGCCCAACTGGCCCAGGCCATCACCGCCAGAAGATTTGGAAAGACCATCCAGATGTACGCCCCGTTGTACATCTCCAACCACTGCAGCAATTCCTGCGTCTACTGCGGGTTCAATGTTCACAACAAGATCAACCGCCGGACCTCGGGCCGGGAAGAGATCCTGTCGGAGGCCAGGCTGTTAAGAAATAAGCACATATCCCAGCTTTTGCTGGTCAGCGGGGAATGTCCCAGCCAGGTCGGCGTGGAAATGCTGGAAGGCATCGCCGGGGATCTCAAGGGAATGTTCCCCTCACTATCCATAGAGATATATCCCCTGGATACTCCGGACTACCAGCGGCTTTATGGGGCTGGCATAGACGGGCTGGCCATCTACCAGGAGACCTACGACCAAAATATTTATTCCACGGTACACCCGGCCGGGCCCAAGCGCGATTATCAATACCGGCTGGGCGCCCCGGAGCGGGGCGCGGCCGCGGGCTTCCGGCAGATCGGCCTGGGGTCGCTGCTGGGCCTGAACGACTGGCGGGTGGAGTCATATTACCTGGCGCACCACGCCGCCTACCTGATGAAGCATCACTGGAAAAGCCAGGTCTCGATCTCCTTCCCCCGCCTGAGGCCGGCGGCCGGGGGGTACAGCCCGGAGTTCCCCATCAGCGACCGGGAACTGGTGCAGATGATCTGCGCCTTCCGGCTGATGCTGCCCGATGCCGGGCTGGTGCTGTCCACCCGGGAGCCGGCCCATTTGCGGGACAGCCTGATCGGGCTGGGCATCACCAGGATGAGCGCCGGATCCAAGACCGCGCCGGGCGGGTATCTCGACAAGCTCGATAACAACCTGGGTGGGCAGGGGCAGGCCGCCGAGGGGCAGTTCAATGTGTTCGACGACCGGCCGGTGGAGGCGGTGGCTCAGAGCATCCGGAACAAGGGTTACGATACGGTGTGGAAGGACTGGGACCAGGGGTTCGAAGAACAACCTTAA
- a CDS encoding thiazole synthase: MLKDLVIAGRQIKSRLFLGTGKFPSPQVMADALKASGAEIVTVALRRVEFDNPQDDIIAHIDQKRYLLLPNTSGARDAEEAVRIARLARAASGWNWLKLEVTPDPNYLLPDPVETLKAAEILLKEGFIVLPYINADPVLAKRLQEAGCAAVMPLGSPIGSGRGIKTADQIRIIIAQATVPVVVDAGLGLPSHICQAFELGADAVLVNTAVAVAQDPVKMAQAFKLAVEASLAGIAAGPMTEGDAASASSPLTGFLR; the protein is encoded by the coding sequence ATGTTAAAAGATTTAGTGATCGCCGGGCGGCAGATAAAATCACGCCTGTTTCTGGGCACCGGGAAATTCCCCAGCCCGCAGGTGATGGCGGATGCCCTAAAGGCTTCCGGTGCTGAGATCGTCACCGTGGCCCTGCGCCGGGTGGAGTTCGACAACCCCCAGGATGACATCATCGCCCACATCGACCAGAAAAGATACCTGCTGCTTCCCAACACCTCCGGGGCCCGCGACGCCGAAGAAGCGGTCCGCATTGCCCGGCTGGCCCGGGCGGCCTCCGGCTGGAACTGGCTGAAACTGGAGGTTACCCCAGACCCCAATTACCTTCTGCCCGATCCGGTGGAGACGCTGAAGGCGGCGGAGATCCTGCTCAAGGAAGGCTTCATCGTGCTGCCCTACATCAATGCCGACCCGGTGCTGGCCAAGCGCCTGCAGGAGGCGGGCTGTGCGGCGGTGATGCCGCTGGGCTCGCCCATCGGCTCCGGGCGGGGGATCAAGACCGCCGACCAGATCCGGATCATCATCGCCCAGGCCACGGTGCCGGTGGTGGTGGACGCCGGGCTGGGCCTGCCCTCCCACATCTGCCAGGCCTTTGAGCTGGGGGCCGATGCCGTCTTGGTCAACACCGCGGTGGCGGTGGCCCAGGATCCGGTGAAGATGGCCCAGGCCTTCAAGCTGGCGGTGGAGGCATCCCTGGCCGGGATAGCGGCCGGGCCGATGACCGAAGGCGATGCCGCTTCTGCCTCCAGCCCATTGACCGGATTCTTAAGATGA
- a CDS encoding thiamine biosynthesis protein ThiS, translating to MQIILNGKEYQLNGPVSIEDLLKDLGHDGSRLVVELNSTIINKELYSATVLKEGDSLEMVRLVGGG from the coding sequence ATGCAAATTATTTTAAACGGAAAAGAATACCAATTGAACGGACCGGTCTCGATCGAAGATTTGTTAAAAGATCTGGGGCATGATGGTAGCCGTTTGGTGGTGGAGTTGAACTCAACAATCATTAACAAAGAGCTTTATTCTGCGACCGTGCTGAAAGAGGGCGATTCCCTGGAGATGGTCCGGCTGGTGGGCGGGGGATGA
- a CDS encoding glutamate dehydrogenase, giving the protein MADKSFNAFEMAQKQFDGVAEKLGLDQATRDLLRNPMREYHFNIPVRMDDGTVKVFKGFRVQHNDARGPGKGGIRFHPQETVDTVRALATWMTWKCSVVDIPLGGGKGGVICDPHHLSEREQEGICRGWVRQIAYNIGPLQDVPAPDVMTNGQHMIWMMDEYERIHNGRYPGVITGKPLGVGGSLGRTEATGYGCVYVMREALREMGIDIKKTRAAFQGFGNVSQYAVKLYKEYGGTPVCVSCWDQADQKSYTFLKKTGIDADELLKITDRFGGINKEKAKAAGYQVLDGDAWIEQDVEILVPAALENQVTKDNAPKMAKNVKLIVEGANGPTTPEADEIIKQRGIFMIPDFLANAGGVTCSYFEQVQCNMNYFWTKDEVLSKLDTKMTDAFLKVSALARDKKVYMRDAAYMIAIQRVAEACKLRGWV; this is encoded by the coding sequence ATGGCTGACAAATCCTTTAATGCCTTTGAGATGGCCCAAAAGCAGTTCGATGGCGTAGCCGAAAAACTGGGGCTCGATCAGGCAACCCGTGACCTCCTGCGCAACCCCATGCGGGAGTATCACTTCAACATCCCGGTCCGGATGGACGACGGCACCGTCAAGGTGTTTAAGGGCTTCAGGGTCCAACACAACGATGCCCGGGGCCCCGGCAAGGGCGGCATCCGCTTTCACCCCCAGGAAACAGTGGACACCGTAAGAGCCCTGGCCACCTGGATGACCTGGAAGTGTTCGGTGGTGGACATCCCCCTGGGCGGCGGCAAGGGAGGGGTCATCTGCGACCCGCATCATCTTTCGGAGCGCGAACAGGAGGGCATCTGCCGCGGCTGGGTGCGCCAGATCGCCTACAACATCGGGCCCTTACAGGATGTGCCGGCCCCGGACGTGATGACCAACGGCCAGCACATGATCTGGATGATGGATGAATATGAGCGTATCCATAACGGCCGCTATCCCGGCGTCATCACCGGCAAACCGCTGGGGGTGGGCGGCAGCTTGGGCCGCACCGAGGCCACCGGCTACGGCTGTGTCTATGTGATGCGGGAGGCCCTGCGCGAGATGGGCATCGACATCAAGAAGACCCGGGCCGCCTTCCAGGGATTCGGCAACGTCTCCCAGTACGCCGTCAAGCTGTACAAGGAATACGGCGGAACCCCGGTCTGCGTATCCTGTTGGGACCAGGCCGACCAGAAATCGTACACCTTCCTCAAGAAGACCGGCATCGACGCCGACGAGCTTTTAAAGATCACCGACCGCTTCGGCGGCATCAACAAGGAAAAGGCCAAGGCCGCCGGCTACCAGGTGCTGGACGGCGACGCCTGGATCGAGCAGGACGTCGAGATCCTGGTTCCGGCCGCCCTGGAGAACCAGGTCACCAAGGATAACGCCCCCAAGATGGCCAAGAACGTCAAGCTGATCGTGGAGGGCGCCAACGGCCCCACCACCCCCGAGGCCGACGAGATCATCAAGCAGCGCGGCATATTCATGATCCCGGACTTTTTGGCCAACGCCGGCGGGGTCACCTGCAGCTACTTCGAGCAGGTGCAGTGCAACATGAACTACTTCTGGACCAAGGACGAGGTGCTCTCCAAGCTGGACACCAAGATGACCGACGCCTTCCTGAAGGTCTCCGCCCTGGCCCGCGACAAGAAGGTCTACATGCGCGATGCGGCCTACATGATCGCCATTCAGCGGGTGGCCGAGGCTTGCAAACTGAGGGGCTGGGTGTAA
- a CDS encoding glutamate dehydrogenase, whose product MSHITDVIAKVKAKNPGEPEFHQAVEEVMKTLEPTVAKHPEFVKWKIYERICEPDRVIMFRVPWVDDKGEVQVNKGFRVQFNNAIGPYKGGLRFHPSVNLGIIKFLGFEQIFKNSLTTLAMGGGKGGSDFDPKGKSDLEVMKFTQSFMRELFRHIGADVDVPAGDIGVGGREIGYLYGYYKKIRNEFTGVLTGRAREYGGSLIRPEATGYGSVYFGAEMLATRKKDYKGLRCIVSGKGNVTQYTIEKINQLGGKALSISDSSGTIIDEEGISAEKLKYVMELAEVKRGRAKEYADKYKSAKYYEGKSVWDVVKEQGIKFDCAFPSATQNEINAEHAQAMVKNGCFLVSEGANMPSDLAAIKIYQDNNVLYGPAKAANAGGVATSGLEMAQQSSRWYWNREEVDQKLQRIMQAIHQQCLDASETYATKGDYLAGANIAGFVKVAKAMVAQGVV is encoded by the coding sequence ATGTCCCACATCACCGACGTGATCGCCAAGGTCAAGGCCAAGAATCCGGGAGAGCCGGAGTTCCACCAAGCGGTAGAGGAGGTCATGAAGACCCTGGAGCCCACCGTAGCCAAGCACCCCGAGTTCGTCAAATGGAAGATCTACGAGCGGATCTGCGAGCCGGACCGGGTGATCATGTTCCGGGTGCCCTGGGTGGACGACAAGGGCGAGGTCCAGGTCAACAAGGGATTCCGGGTCCAGTTCAACAACGCCATCGGGCCCTACAAGGGTGGCCTGCGCTTCCATCCCTCGGTCAACCTGGGGATCATCAAGTTCCTGGGCTTCGAGCAGATATTCAAGAACAGCCTGACCACCCTGGCCATGGGCGGCGGCAAGGGCGGCTCGGATTTTGATCCCAAGGGCAAGAGCGACCTGGAGGTGATGAAGTTCACCCAGTCCTTCATGCGCGAATTGTTCCGCCACATCGGAGCCGACGTGGACGTGCCGGCCGGAGACATCGGAGTGGGCGGCCGGGAGATAGGCTACCTGTACGGATATTATAAAAAGATCCGCAACGAGTTCACCGGCGTGCTGACCGGCCGGGCCCGGGAGTACGGCGGATCGCTGATCCGGCCCGAGGCCACCGGCTACGGGTCGGTGTATTTCGGGGCCGAGATGCTGGCCACCCGCAAGAAGGATTACAAGGGCCTGCGCTGCATAGTTTCCGGCAAGGGCAACGTCACCCAGTACACCATCGAGAAGATCAACCAGCTGGGCGGCAAGGCCCTGTCGATCTCCGACTCCAGCGGCACCATCATCGACGAGGAGGGCATCAGCGCCGAGAAGCTGAAATACGTCATGGAGCTGGCCGAGGTCAAGCGCGGCCGGGCCAAGGAATACGCCGACAAGTACAAGAGCGCCAAGTATTACGAGGGCAAGAGCGTCTGGGACGTGGTCAAGGAACAGGGCATCAAGTTCGACTGCGCCTTCCCCTCGGCCACCCAGAACGAGATCAATGCCGAGCATGCCCAGGCCATGGTCAAGAACGGCTGCTTCCTGGTCTCCGAAGGCGCCAACATGCCCTCCGACCTGGCGGCCATCAAGATCTACCAGGACAACAACGTGCTGTACGGACCGGCCAAGGCGGCCAACGCCGGCGGCGTGGCCACCTCGGGCTTAGAGATGGCCCAGCAGAGCTCCCGCTGGTACTGGAACCGGGAGGAAGTGGACCAGAAGCTGCAGCGGATCATGCAGGCCATCCACCAGCAGTGCCTGGACGCCTCCGAGACCTACGCCACCAAGGGCGATTATCTGGCGGGCGCCAACATCGCCGGGTTCGTCAAAGTGGCCAAGGCCATGGTGGCCCAGGGCGTGGTATAG
- a CDS encoding glutamate synthase (NADPH), homotetrameric — protein MRIKPKVARQRVPEQDALLRIRNFQEVPYGFTRETALIEAHRCLNCKDPKCRVGCPVDIDIPGFIGLIKQEKFAEAAQKIKEKNALPAICGRVCPQEDQCEKNCILALKETPVAIGSLERFAADMERETQSVVIPRKAQANEIKIAVVGSGPAGLTLAADMVGKGYSVTLYEALHKPGGVLVYGIPEFRLPKAIVEAEINYLRRMGVKIELNSLIGRLFDLNDLREMGYRAVYLAVGAGLPVFMSIPGENLCNIYSANEYLTRLNLMKAYAFPDYDTPAPKGRQVVVVGAGNVAMDCARTALRMGSREATIVYRRSRSEMPARLEEIHHAEEEGIRFRLMTNPVRFIGDDQRWVRQIECVQMKLGEPDSSGRPRPIPIAGSNFLIDTDLVIVAVGAGPNPVVFSGFPDIERNQMGYIKPLTPAGRTNLPGVWAGGDIVTGSATVISAMGMARLAADDMHGYLKEKQGAWR, from the coding sequence CTGAGGATCAAACCCAAGGTGGCCCGGCAGAGGGTGCCGGAACAGGATGCGCTCCTGAGGATCCGCAATTTCCAGGAGGTGCCCTACGGGTTCACCAGGGAGACGGCCCTGATCGAGGCCCACCGCTGCCTGAACTGCAAGGATCCCAAGTGCCGCGTAGGGTGCCCGGTGGACATAGACATTCCCGGGTTCATCGGCTTGATCAAGCAGGAGAAATTCGCCGAGGCCGCCCAGAAGATCAAGGAGAAGAACGCCCTGCCGGCCATCTGCGGACGAGTCTGCCCCCAGGAGGACCAGTGCGAGAAAAACTGCATCCTGGCCCTGAAGGAGACCCCGGTGGCCATCGGCAGCCTGGAGCGTTTTGCGGCCGATATGGAGCGGGAGACACAGTCGGTGGTGATCCCCAGAAAGGCTCAGGCCAACGAAATCAAAATCGCAGTGGTGGGAAGCGGGCCGGCCGGCCTGACCCTGGCCGCCGACATGGTGGGCAAGGGTTACAGCGTCACCCTGTACGAGGCGCTGCACAAGCCTGGAGGGGTGCTGGTCTACGGCATTCCCGAATTCCGCCTGCCCAAGGCCATCGTGGAGGCCGAGATCAACTACCTGCGCCGGATGGGGGTCAAGATCGAACTCAATTCCCTGATCGGCCGCCTGTTCGACCTGAACGACCTTCGAGAGATGGGCTACCGGGCCGTCTATCTGGCGGTGGGGGCCGGTCTTCCGGTGTTCATGAGCATCCCCGGTGAGAACCTGTGCAACATCTATTCGGCCAACGAATATCTCACCCGGCTGAACCTGATGAAGGCCTATGCCTTTCCGGATTACGACACTCCGGCCCCCAAGGGCCGCCAGGTGGTGGTGGTGGGCGCCGGAAACGTGGCCATGGACTGTGCCCGGACCGCCCTGCGGATGGGAAGCCGGGAGGCCACCATCGTCTACCGCCGCTCCCGGAGCGAGATGCCGGCCCGGCTGGAGGAGATCCATCATGCCGAGGAGGAGGGCATAAGATTCCGGCTGATGACCAATCCGGTGCGGTTCATCGGCGATGATCAGCGCTGGGTGCGACAGATAGAATGCGTCCAGATGAAGCTGGGCGAGCCGGATTCCTCGGGCCGCCCCAGGCCGATACCCATCGCCGGATCGAATTTTTTGATAGACACCGACCTGGTGATCGTGGCGGTGGGTGCCGGACCGAATCCGGTGGTCTTTTCCGGGTTCCCCGACATCGAGAGGAACCAGATGGGATACATCAAACCGCTGACGCCTGCGGGCCGCACCAACCTGCCGGGGGTCTGGGCCGGAGGGGACATCGTCACCGGCTCGGCCACCGTCATTTCGGCCATGGGCATGGCCCGGCTGGCGGCCGATGATATGCACGGTTATCTGAAAGAGAAACAGGGCGCCTGGCGCTAA
- a CDS encoding ferredoxin-NADP reductase, giving the protein MYPIIDRQELAKGNMVLITVEAPQIARKIKPGQFVVLRINETGERIPLTVAYKDLSHGTITIIFMVIGKSTALLGSLKVGDAIKDLVGPLGVTEEFTKLGTVVGIGGGSGIAVLHHLLQGYGAAGNKLVGIIGARERDLLILEDEMKNLCQQLIVVTDDGSYGMHGLVTDALKTLVERDDPEPIDLVIAVGPLVMMRAVCQQTKLYNIKTLVSLNPVMVDATGMCGACRVSVEGKTRFACVEGPHFDGHQVDFDELIQRNNTYGRDEKTSLLFSIRAK; this is encoded by the coding sequence ATGTATCCGATAATAGACCGCCAGGAACTGGCCAAGGGCAACATGGTGCTGATCACGGTGGAGGCCCCCCAGATCGCCCGAAAGATCAAGCCCGGGCAATTCGTAGTGCTGAGGATCAACGAGACCGGCGAGAGGATCCCCCTGACCGTGGCCTACAAGGACCTGTCGCACGGCACCATCACCATCATCTTCATGGTGATCGGGAAATCCACCGCCCTGCTGGGTTCGCTCAAGGTGGGCGACGCCATCAAGGACCTGGTGGGCCCGCTGGGCGTCACCGAGGAGTTCACCAAACTGGGGACAGTCGTCGGCATAGGCGGCGGCTCGGGCATTGCGGTGCTGCATCACCTGCTGCAGGGCTATGGGGCTGCCGGCAACAAGCTGGTGGGCATCATCGGCGCCCGGGAGCGGGACCTTCTGATCCTGGAGGATGAGATGAAAAACCTCTGCCAGCAGCTGATCGTCGTCACCGACGACGGCAGCTACGGGATGCACGGTCTGGTGACCGACGCCCTGAAGACCCTGGTGGAGCGTGACGATCCCGAGCCGATCGACCTGGTGATCGCGGTGGGTCCGCTGGTGATGATGCGAGCGGTGTGCCAGCAGACCAAGCTGTACAACATCAAGACCCTGGTCAGCCTGAACCCGGTGATGGTGGACGCCACCGGAATGTGCGGGGCCTGCCGGGTGTCGGTGGAGGGCAAGACCAGGTTCGCCTGCGTCGAGGGGCCGCACTTTGACGGGCATCAGGTGGATTTCGACGAACTGATCCAGCGCAACAACACCTATGGCAGGGACGAGAAGACCTCGCTCCTGTTCTCAATCAGAGCCAAATGA
- a CDS encoding NAD+ synthase, translating into MKITICQLNPLVGDIEGNAKKITGILAQTRAQRPDLIIFPELFLTGYPPRDLLEKPWFIQRCAAAIKDLTEASLDHPETGFIFGAPTAAGRDTGQGLFNSAVLIHDGKCTCRHKTLLPSYDVFDEARYFDPADSAGLVDFKGEKLGITICEDAWNHPELWPKRKPYDYDPVADLAKMGASLLINISASPFEAGKERTRFELIGRHAKKHGLPFIYINQVGGNDELVFDGRSFGVDKNGQMAWWLPAFQEEVVIIDSSLPGKFVEPPVQDEIGSIYSALKLGVRDYFRKCGFNQAVVGLSGGIDSAVVAALAAQALGPDNVLGITMPSPFSSQGSVDDSRKLADKLGIALKEISITEVYEKYLEILEPHFEGRAPDIAEENIQARIRGNILMAFSNKFGRLVLTTGNKSELAVGYCTLYGDMSGGLAVISDVPKTTVYRLAEHINRDREIIPRAVITKPPSAELRAGQKDQDTLPPYEILDRILEGYLEDDLSVDQLVGQGLDRDTVEWVARTVRQNEYKRRQSAPGIKVTGKAFGGGRRMPIAAKY; encoded by the coding sequence TTGAAGATAACCATCTGTCAGCTTAACCCACTGGTGGGCGATATTGAGGGAAATGCCAAGAAGATCACCGGCATCCTGGCCCAGACCAGGGCCCAGAGGCCCGACCTGATAATTTTTCCCGAGCTGTTCCTGACCGGCTACCCGCCACGGGACCTGCTGGAGAAGCCCTGGTTCATACAGCGTTGCGCCGCCGCCATCAAGGACCTGACGGAGGCTTCCTTGGATCACCCGGAGACAGGGTTTATCTTCGGTGCTCCCACCGCCGCCGGCCGGGATACCGGCCAAGGACTTTTCAACTCGGCGGTTCTCATCCACGACGGTAAATGCACCTGCCGCCATAAAACCCTGCTGCCCAGCTATGACGTCTTCGACGAGGCCAGGTATTTCGACCCGGCGGATTCGGCGGGGCTGGTCGATTTCAAGGGCGAAAAGCTGGGCATTACCATCTGCGAGGACGCCTGGAACCATCCCGAGCTGTGGCCCAAGCGCAAGCCTTACGATTACGACCCGGTGGCCGACCTGGCCAAGATGGGGGCCAGCCTGCTGATAAACATCTCGGCCTCGCCCTTCGAAGCCGGCAAGGAAAGGACCAGGTTCGAGCTGATCGGACGGCACGCCAAAAAACACGGTCTGCCGTTCATCTATATCAACCAGGTCGGCGGAAACGACGAGCTGGTGTTCGACGGCCGGAGCTTCGGGGTGGACAAAAACGGGCAAATGGCCTGGTGGCTGCCGGCATTCCAGGAGGAGGTGGTGATCATCGACAGTTCCCTGCCGGGCAAATTTGTCGAACCTCCGGTTCAGGATGAGATCGGATCGATATATTCAGCCTTGAAACTGGGGGTGCGGGATTATTTCCGCAAATGCGGCTTTAACCAGGCGGTGGTGGGGCTTTCCGGAGGGATCGATTCGGCGGTGGTGGCGGCCCTCGCCGCCCAGGCCCTGGGGCCGGACAACGTGCTGGGCATCACCATGCCCTCGCCCTTCTCGTCGCAGGGAAGCGTGGATGATTCCCGCAAGCTGGCAGACAAGCTGGGCATCGCGCTCAAGGAGATATCCATCACCGAGGTCTATGAAAAATATCTGGAGATACTGGAGCCGCATTTCGAGGGCCGGGCGCCGGACATCGCCGAGGAGAACATCCAGGCCCGGATAAGGGGCAACATCCTGATGGCCTTCTCCAACAAGTTCGGCCGCCTGGTGCTGACCACCGGCAACAAGAGCGAGCTGGCGGTGGGCTACTGCACGCTTTACGGCGACATGAGCGGCGGGCTGGCGGTGATATCGGATGTCCCCAAGACCACCGTCTACCGGCTGGCCGAACACATCAACCGGGACCGGGAGATCATTCCCCGGGCCGTGATCACCAAGCCCCCCTCGGCCGAGCTGAGGGCCGGCCAGAAGGACCAGGACACCCTGCCGCCATATGAGATCCTCGACAGGATACTGGAGGGGTATTTGGAAGACGATCTGTCGGTCGACCAGCTGGTTGGCCAGGGGCTGGACAGGGATACGGTGGAGTGGGTGGCAAGAACCGTCCGGCAGAACGAATACAAGCGCCGGCAGTCGGCCCCGGGGATCAAGGTCACCGGCAAGGCCTTCGGCGGCGGCCGCCGGATGCCGATCGCGGCCAAGTACTGA
- a CDS encoding nitroreductase, translating into MLKDIILKNRSYRRFDQDHRIDLPTLRELAELARLSGSAGNLQPLKYILVSNIDTNEKIFPFMAWAKYLKDWNGPAQGQRPSAYMIMLWDTSVCPSKLHYDAGICAQSILLGAVEKGLGGCLLASVDREGLRKALEIDEQYEIPLVIALGKPAETVVIDDVAVNGSIKYWRDDKQAHHVPKRSLSEMIIKEY; encoded by the coding sequence ATGTTAAAAGACATTATCCTAAAGAACCGGAGCTATCGGAGGTTCGACCAGGATCACAGGATCGATCTGCCTACCCTGCGGGAACTGGCGGAACTGGCCAGGCTGTCCGGTTCGGCCGGGAATCTTCAGCCGCTGAAATATATACTGGTCTCCAATATCGATACCAATGAAAAGATATTTCCGTTCATGGCCTGGGCCAAATACCTGAAGGACTGGAACGGTCCGGCCCAGGGCCAGCGGCCTTCGGCCTATATGATCATGTTGTGGGACACCTCCGTCTGCCCCAGCAAATTGCATTACGATGCCGGGATCTGCGCCCAGAGCATCCTTTTAGGCGCGGTGGAGAAGGGTTTGGGCGGCTGCCTGCTGGCATCGGTGGACCGGGAGGGGTTGAGAAAGGCGCTTGAGATCGACGAACAATACGAGATACCGCTGGTGATAGCCCTGGGCAAACCGGCTGAGACGGTGGTGATCGACGATGTGGCGGTCAACGGAAGCATAAAATACTGGCGGGACGACAAGCAGGCGCACCATGTACCGAAAAGATCGCTCAGCGAGATGATCATAAAGGAATATTAA